DNA from Etheostoma spectabile isolate EspeVRDwgs_2016 chromosome 23, UIUC_Espe_1.0, whole genome shotgun sequence:
GGATCGTACGCGATGGGGAAGCAAAGATTTTTGTCTTGCCGGAGAAAGCAATGGAGTTTGTGGACAGTCTAGGCTGAAATAACGCCAGCGGAAGATCATGGAGGCAAACGCTCTGGACCGGACGGTGTCAGAGCTCTGATTTCTAAGTACCGTATGTTCTGATTCTTTTTGTTCCCCTCTTCACGCATAAGGATAAGTGATGTGAGTAACTGTGATTATGACTCTTTCAATCTGATCTgctcagttgtattttttttttttttttttttctgtgatgtttAGTGGTGCGCGGCAACGATGGATATGTGATGGACTTTCTCTTTTGGGtttgtgtacctgtgtgtgttttcaccagGGAGATGAAACACATGTGCTTGGTTAAGGAAGGGATGGCCCCCTGCAGATTTAGGGGGAAAGCGCGCCCGGAGtgtgcatttttctgttttattttggttctAATTTGTTGGTTTTGGTTGGTTCCTGTTCAGCTCAGCAGATTGCAGTCCTTGTATGTAATCATTATTTGGGTGGCATTGCATTATGACTCTGGGTTATAAATGCTAAGATTATGTTCATGGAACATTAAGGGTAGTCACTCACCAATTAAAAGGAAGAAGGTCCTTTTAGCCCTTAAGAAGGAAAGCGTAGATATAGCGCTGCTGCAGGAGACACATTTAACTGACTCCGaacatttaaaattacaacaatgcggttttgaacatgtttttttctcctcttttacGACCAAAAGTAGAGGAGTCGCAATTCTTATTAAAAAATCAGTGCCCTTTAAAGTCATAGAAAGTATTAAAGACACAAATGGGAGGTACGTACTTGTCAGAGCAATGATAAATGGGGAAGAATTTGCCATATTGAATGTTTATTTTCCACCGGGCCACCCCATTAACTTCTTAACGGAAATTATGGCAAAACTTGCAGGGCTCTCTCTCGAAAATGTTATTGTGGGAGGTGATTTTAATTGTCTTAAGAATCCACTGATTGATAGGCTCCCCATTAGCCCCCTTCCCATTTCAGGGAAATCAAAACAGATTTTTGATCTTTTTGAGGAGGCGGGGTTTGTGGATGTATGGAGAAAACTCCATCCTGCTGGAAAGGaatatactttttactccaACCCCCACAAATGCCACACAcgtattgattatttttttctccctaaAACTATTTTAAGACAAGTTGCTTCCTGCAAAATAGGACACATTGTCATATCTGACCATGCTGCAGTGTATCTAAATTATACTTTTAAAAATGCTAGGGTTCATTCAAATCATTGGAGAATAAATCCTTTAGttttaaaagatgaaaaattTGTGGAGTATTTTAGAACAGAATTCAAACAATTCCTCGCTGTCAATTCTCCTTCCGCTAACAGCCCCTCCTTGCTCTGGGACACAGCTAAGGCATTTAGTAGAGGATTAATAATTTCATATACGTGTAGTAAAAAACGAAGAATTGcagaacaacaaaacattttagaaagaaaGCTTAGACTCGCGGAAGGAGAATATATAAAAAACCCTTCGCGGACTAAGTTGGGGGAGCTCAATGCTATCCGGTGCTCACTGAATACATTACTGACGCAGAACGCTACAGACAAAGTCAAATTTGCTAAACAAAAATTGTTTGAATACGGGGATAAACCAGGTAGATACCTTTCCTATCTTGCAAAAACACGGAGGACTTCCCAAACAATTGCTTCAATTTCTGACCGGAGGGGTTTATGTTCTACAGACCCAGAGAAAATAAACGCAGCTTTCTGTGAATTTTACAAAAATTTGTACCAATCCGAACAATGTGACAACTCTCAATCTTTAATGGAAACATTTTTCTCAAAAATTAGGCTGCCCAATTTGCcagaggacagaaaaaaagatctaaATGCAGAAATATCGgaggcagaggtggaaagagCCATCAGATCCCTACAGGGGGGGAAGGCACCGGGCCCGGATGGCCTCACTTCGGAATTCTACAAAACATTTATGGACCTGCTGTTAAAGCCCTATCTATCCATGCTGAATGACTCATTTGGTAACGGTGTACTTCCCCCTTCCCTCCGGGAAGCAAATATATCCTTAATTCTTAAGAAATCAAAACCTCCAGAAAACTGTGGCTCTTACAGACCGATTTCATTACTTAATGTTGATTTGAAAATACTGTCCAAAATTCTAGCAATACGCTTGGAAAACATTCTACCCCTTTTGATAGGGATAGATCAAACGGGTTTTATCAAGGGTCGTAATTCCTGCAATAACCTCAGACGTCTTTTGAATGTGATTCAGCTGTGTCATCAGCGGGCAGTGGATGGTCTTGTAGTGTCCTTAGACGCAGAGAAAGCGTTTGACCGCGTGGAGTGGTCATATCCTTTCATACTCTGCATCATTTTGGCTGGGCCCCAACTTAATCGCTGATTAAAGTTCCTCTACAGTCGTCCCTTAGCCAGTTATTACAAATGGGGTTAGGTCTAAATTTTGAGGTAGGAAGGGTAACAGGCAGGGCTGCCCCCTTTCACCTCTTTTATTCACTCTTGCAATCGAACCGCTGGCTGAAGCAATTCGTCGTGACCCCACTGTATTCGGTATCAACACTGATCGGGGGACCCATAAAATATCTTTATATGCCGATGATgttcgtttttttttctctctagaCCTACCACTTCAGTCGAAGAGTCATTGCAGTCATTAATCATTCGGGTCATTCTCGGGATAACAAAAACTTCTCCAATCCGAGGCCATGCCCTTGGGTAACAACTCTATGTCCCTAACTCCCCTTTAAGTGGTCCCCAGCGGGATTTAAATTCTCGCATATTCTCACACCTCTTTCGATCAGATGTTCAAAACAAACTTTGTCCCATTATTTGAAAATTAACTAGACCTTGAACGCTGGTTATCTTCCCATACTTGGTTGGGCAGAGTCTCGCTTCTTAAGATGAACATTCTCCCTCGCTTCTGTACCCAATTAGGATGATTCCTATTTGTTTACCCAAATGGATCCAAAGTTGAAGAGTTGGTTTGGTTCCTTTATTTGGGCCAAAAGAAGGGcattcataaaaatgtcaacactACAGCTACCAAGACCATGGCGGCTTAGATCTTCCAGACCTCAGAGAATAACATTGAGTTCTCTTATTTTATATCCGAGAGTGGGTACTGGAAACTCGTCCACAGTGTGGCTGGATATAAAGCCTCGTTATGTGACGTCCTCTTAAAGCCtgctttttttgaaaatataaaaacaataaacaaatactGTTACAATCCAATCACTGTGAATACGGTCAAAGCCTGGAGGGCGGTTCAACACATTGAGGAGAAACTGGGAAGACATCCCCATTTACACCCTTTGTCCAGAACCCTGACTTTCTTCCGGGTATGTCGGATGCAGGTTTTGGGGAATGGGTGGCTAAGGGTGTTTCCTCTCTGGGCTGTCTTTTTAAGGAGGGGATCCTCATGTCTTTTGATCAAGTTATGAAAGCCTTTGGAGTAGGGAAAAATAACCTCTTCCGTTTCTTCCAGCTAAGagactttattaaaaaagaaacaactctAATCAGGGACACTGAGATTGTGGGCATCGAAAAATTGTTCTTTGGAACTCGTGATGTGTCACTCAGCAGGTGctacaaaacattaaaatgctataaacgTCACATACCAACTCTGGCCCAGGCCTGGGGAGGAGAGCTGAATATCGAGATCACTGATGAAATGTGGAGCAGTATTTGGAATTCTGCCAAAAAAATTACTATTTGTAACCGCTCCTGGGCATTGCAACTTAAATTAATACATAGAGCTCACCTGGCCCCAAACAGAGTGTCTAAATTTAAACCGGGCCTCTTCATTGTgtccaaaatgcaaaataatgaAGGCAGCCTCACACACTGTCTTTGGTCATGCCCCATCCAGATATACTGGAAATCTATTCTGGCTGAGTGAAAAATTTTTAAAACTAACACTGATCTTGATCCAGTGTCTCTTCTCCTTGTCTACCAATAAACATATCCAAAATCAAAATAAGAGTGTTGTACATGTTCTAATTTCTGTGCCCGAAAGAATATTTTATACAATGGATTCTGATAAATCTCCTACAATTTTTGGGTGAAGAAGCTCGTTCTGGAATATACCCTCTGGCTTTCTAACATGCCTCGTCCACTTCAAGACTGACGTTTTTGGACGCATATGAAGCCCTTCTTGGACTAGCTGAAGACCACTTGTCTACCATCCTGTCTCGAGCATTTATATGTTTAGATGTGtactgtaaatgatggaaatatgtATGGCCCCCatcttatatttcttttatctCTGAGGCACTgctgagccttttttttttttttttttttttttttttttttcttatgttgttgttgttgttgttaaacaaaaaaaattaaaaacaataaacatatctacaaaaaaacaaaaaaaaaaaaaaacttcactttGTTTAAGTACTAGATTGGCTCTTCTAAAACATATTAATTATCCATCACAAAAACTAACATGTCTGTCAGTTAATGGTGTAAATGCACTTTTAACTGATCATTTTAATTTAGTTGATTCATAATTATATAACCAACTTGTTTGTTCAACTTGTTAGCATGCTTACTAGCTAATCATCCATCTTATTTTCTTAACACATTTGATTATGGCAAAATAAGCGCATGTACTGGAAGCTAGCtttagctttagttacttttgtGTCTTTGCTAAATGAGCCTGCTAGCTAGTTAGTTAATAATTTGATTACCTGCTCAAAAACTGGCCTTTTTTAGGAGTACTTCTAAAAGAGTAAATTGTGCCACAGTGTTCTGGTTTAGATAGTCATGTGAAGTTATTAGTGTTGCATGTGGCTGCGCTGGCAGAACTACAGTATGAAGCAACTGCAAAGCCACTACGTTGTGTTTTCCTTTGAAAGACAAAGCGTGAAACCACTTTCAGATATTGGAGGCCGGTTCATCTTTAAACGGGACAAGACAGGccaaaaataaaccaaacacagagacaagaaCAGCATGAATCAGCGTGTTACAACAGCAGATCGGGGTGACGAACAACAATGACGCAGCAGGCAGGAATGTACGCTGGGAAGCGAGGGTTCCCTAACAACAAATCCTGCATTCTCCTCACTGACAGGAAACAGTGCTGCTACTCAAGAGCATATCCTGGCACAGAATGCCAGTCTACTGAAATACCTTGCTTTTATCATATTACATTTTCACTACtattaaaaagtacagtatgtacttctttttttGAGTAAGTGAGCAGAATGTGCAATCAATATTTCTTAACTTCTTTAGATTCAGTGTGGAAAAAATATCAGCAGTGAGTAGAATGTAAAAGATGACACAGCAACAGGAAAAGAGTGGACAAATGAGATAAAGAGACACAGCCAGAGATgctagaaagaaaaaaatacttacaGGCAAACTTTGCCCAGCCAGTGCTGTaaggagcagaggaggagaaggccgCAGAGCAAAAGAGGACAGGAAACAAAAGTGAGTGAACATGCATGCAGTCTTACAGAGGCAGTCAGAAAGGAAACAGAttaaggaaatgtttttttagcatCTCATGATGTCCTAAATGCAGTTCAGAGGGTTTTCCATCCCGATGAAAAGAGAATTCTCGGCAGAAACACAAACCTCTTGCCaaatttaacataaaaatgGTCTAATtagtcagtttaaataattagGTTCTGGCCTTAATAAACCCATATTAGTTAAGTTGAGTACTTGTAACTCTAAATATAtaattatgtgtttgtgtgtgtgtgtgtttataagaAACCGACCTGTCCGGCCAGAGTGATAGGGAGGTGCGAGGGGCTGCAGAGTGCCATGGAGGCAACAGACGGAGGCAGCTCCTGGATCGGAGACTCGTCCAGGTCATCAATGCGAGGTTTCTTGATGTTTGACTCGGGGCTGGTCAGAGGAGTCACACTGTTCCGCCTGATCAAGGTGCCAGGACCCTTCTTCATCTCCTGCAGGGTGAGATTTATGAAGATCCTCAGACACTCAGAAAGCACAGCATATAGATGTATTGCAGACACTGTGTTATCTTAATATAAGAGCAAATGAATGTGCAGTTCTTGGTGGTTTTgtgtaaaaagacaaaatagcCAATAGCTATCTATCACCATCATGATGGTGGCTAAAGCTTTATCCagttttctctcctttctcaaCATTTCCTGTAGAAATTAACTGTCACCCATAATAGTACAGGATGTGACGCTGACATCAGTTCTGTAGGGCTGAGCAGAACATTTCCGGTAATCAGAGTATCAAGCATTACCTCCGGTCTGTCTCTGTGGGTGTTCACCGCCTCCACATTCAAAGAGATGGACTCCACTTTGCACCCGTAGGCGACCGGGGTGAGCTTCAGCACCGTGTGGAGGGGACACTTCAGGTAGGGCATCTCCTCTGGAACAACAagcaaaagaaggaaaaacataGATGTGAACACAGTTACATATAGCAGCTGGAGTATCATAAATCATTAGTAATCCATAAAGCCTCTCGCTAATCCATAcaacctctttttttctttctcaatgtTAAACACCTATATGTCTATTAGGTCTGTAACAATTATAATTgttggcatttttaggccttcgTTTTTGACAGGACAACTGAGACTTGAAAGAGAAgtgagaaggggaatgacatgcagcgaagggccgcaggtcggaaccGAACCTCAGCCGCAGCCTCGAGGACTgggcctctgtatatgggctcTACTAGGCCGCTCTACTAGGTGATCGCAACACATACATAATTGCTGTTTCTTTGTTTGACCGCAAATAATTACTAACATAAACGTTGATTGTAATTATCAATTTTCTGTTCATTTAAGCAACAAATactgttttatgataataaagaggcgtGGTTTACATCCtaggctgtgtacctgtgttattacattatcttgGTCAAATGGCAGTGAAACaaccaaaagatgtatcctgggattcattcaaaacCTTCAATTATTTGCAaaagtaatacataaataaagatttttgacTGAAAGAGTTAATTGTATATTCAAATtttgaattgttacagctcttcCTGTTTATTTcagtatttattgtttgttcatttcatgttcatgttttatATGCTTATGTATGCTCCAGAAACCAAGGGAAATTCCTTGTAAGTGTTTCCTTGGCAATTAATCCCTTTCTGATCTCATTCTGATTATTTAGGTTATGACACTAAACACTTGTTGGGATTTGTAGTACCCACCTGCACTCTTATCCAGGAAGTAGGCCAGCAGGCAGCGCATGACAGCCTGGTGGCAGATGACCAGGACGTTCTCTTGCCTCTCCAGGTCCATGATGACTGGCTCCACCCGCTGGACCAGGTCCTGGTAAGACTGTAGTCAGGATCAGGAGGGTGGGGTTGTTTACTATTGTCAGTATATTTGGTCATAGTTTAATCAAATACCCTTAAGTAGGGTTGCAGTCTACTAGATTATTTTCCTATACTGAATACTCGAATGGATCATGGTTgttatcagtggtggaagaagtattcagctCCTTTACTTAAGgaaaagtactaacaccacactCCACACAAAAATACTATGTTACaattaaaagtcctgcattgaaaattttactaaagtaaaagtatgtaagtagcATTAGGAAAATGtccttaaagtattaaaagtcaaagtactcaATGCTGAAACAGTTCCGTGTGTAACAGTCTaatcagctggacttgtaggcaggtgggtagtttaatttataatgaaacatcttattttataaactacatgtgttttgtggttaCAAAtctaaaagtataaagtaactagtaaataaagccgtcagatgaatgtagtggagtaaaaaggactcaagtaaagtacaggtacctcaaatttgtactttacttgagtttttttttttttactgagtaaatgtactttgctgcattccaccactggttgttaatattatttttgaatAACAGCAGATTACctaaatcaaaaataatatttgaggTTTGTTAGATGTGAAGGTGTCCAGTGGTTGCTGACTGTGTTTGTACCTCTCCGGCAGGGTAGCGATAGTAGTATTTATCTTCATCTCTCAAAGCAAACTCCTCCGGGAATTTCTCCTTCATCTCATCATACGTCATCTCTTCACACATTCCCTAAAACAaacgaagaagaaaaatataaaatatattagaaatataaataaaataaattagctGTGGGATCTGTGAGCTGATATGTGAGCTCAAATTTTAAAtcttcaaattaaattaaataattgcgattaacaatataattgtctcttttagTCCAATTTACAATGACTTATTTATGTATTGCAAACAAATCAAGGTTTTGAATGAATAAcaggatacatcttttggttatataTTACTGTAATGTGACcaagataatgtaataacacaaatacacagcctatgaagtaaaccatGGCTCTTTATTGTCctaaaacagtattttttactGAAAGCACCTAAAACTTACAATTACCATCAACAGTTATACCCCTAAGGACCTCAGCTAATGTAAGCAATTAATtgcagttaaacaaagaaatatcaattataataataatataatataattataataaacattACAGGCTTAGTAGACTCGCATcaccagacctttctccacagagctgcggagaagggtctggctggtccacacagcattctgggatgggattggacagatagtctagctagctttttggatttaccctgcagagatctgaggaccagttaaccatagtcctcagaaatccactggaggttagaattacaacacaaagaaagcggaaggtgacggacatctgtCCAAAAATtagggacatcaggtagaatTGACTACAGGCCTAGTGAGATGGCGCCATAGTGTGCATTTGAGTGATACTCACAGCGTCTATCTCGTTAAGAGCCTTCCACTGTTCGTACGGGACTCCCAGGTGCTCTGCGGTCTCAATGCTGCGACACAACTGGCTGCACCAAATCTTGAGAtccttctgctgctgctcttccaCAAACCGAGCCAGAGCAGCCGAAAACTATAGCAGAGAAGGAACAGTCTTTAGCACCTGAAGTTCATTGATCGTGATGTTTAAAATCTTGTCATTTTGTCGACTGCCTACTTTCATAATCTATTTTATGTCTCTGTTTGCAGCTGTTGGTACCTGTTTGCCCCGCGGCGAGAGGCCTGCGTCCCCACCCAGCCGGCCCTCCACGTTGTCGGTGCTCTCTCCGTGCCGACACAGGTAGATGGTGCGTGGCTGGACGTGGATGTTCATCAGGTAGTAGACAATCTTGCTCTGGATGTGATCCTGGATCCGGTTGACGAGGAAGCGCCGACCCACGTCTATCACCTTGATGAAAGAGAGATCCCTGGAGGAAGAACAGAATGGGGTGAGCGATTAATGGGTGAGTGTTGCATCGGATGTTGCAGATATCTTGACAACATCAGTACTGATAATCTTACCTGTCATACTGATTGGGGTCCAGAGGTTGGTAGCTGGTTTTGTAGCATTCAATTCTCCTCTGGAAATCCAACATGGCGGCGTTTTTGTTGCAGTCCCGGTAGTCTGGACACGACACCTTCACTTCCTGCACAGGGAAGAAGATTGTCAGACGGCAAATACCACGCCTGATGCCGGAGAGTTATAAACAAGTTACATTCTATGTCTTTGAATGTCAGCGCCAGGATGCATCGTGGTGTCGTGCTTGAGACTCACCATGATGTTCGACGCAATCACGCTGGGATCGTCACACACCGACTCGATGAAAAAGATCTGGCCACAGAAGAGGAAAAGCAATTAAAAGTCACTGCATCACCGATGATGTCAAATCTGGACTCTTCATTTTGCCATAGTAACACTTACCTTGAAGCCATTCTCACTGCCAAACTGAAGGATCATGTCCCGTCTTTctcttgttgtgtttgtggcgTCAAAGACCTGAAAGGGACATGAAACAGCGTTGTAAGACAATGGCTTTTCATCGTGTCAAACAGTAGgacaaagttttaaaaaagcatgCGATGCATGATGGGAAACTCACCGCTACTTGGCCTCCCTCCTCCTTCAAATAGGATTTGACATCCCTCAAGGCTGCTAAGGCACATTGCCTGAAGACCAAAAACAGTGATGTTCATGTTATAttatcaataaaatataaacagtAGATTACATAGGTgtaattttgggggggggggagtaaagTCTTTGTCGTTTTTTCCccgacttttttttaatgttttgatgtttttattaaaatacatgcatacatgtcaCGGGACCTCCCTAGATAGTTAGAGATCTTAACCCCCCCATTGTTGAACCCCTCGATAGATTTCTTTTCTTATGCTTGTGTAATTGTGTTAAACTTACTGCCTGATTTTCACAGCGCTCTCATTATCAGGCTTAAAGAAGTCATAGGAGCTGTAGTTCTTGACCGCCTCCCTCCGGTACTCTCCCACATTAAagactgcaacacacacacacacacacacacacaccacacaccacacaccacacaccacacacacacacacacacacacacacacacacacacacacaaaggggaAGAAGCAACAAGCATGAACACCATGTCCTGAGTCTGATAAGTGAGGCTGCCAGGCAAAACACTTCCAGGAATAAAACATTGAGTGTCATGCTGTAACTGATGCGCTACTGGATAAATAGGGGTGGCACAGTACATGATGAAAACATCCGAACCGTTCGGTTTGTTTGTGCGTCTTACTGTTCAAAGCATGCGCAATGTAGCCGTGTGCTCGTGTGTGGACTCAGATAGTGTGTTTCCCTTTCATGCGAAAGAAGAGGTGTGGACAAgttaccaacaaaatgtacagcgaAAGACGGTGCAAACCATTTCTGACTGTCCTGCCAATCtgtgtacattttaacatcaatgtactgtaatgtttttACACTCTGAAGTCGCTGAAGCaactgctgtttcaatcctgttgaCTCTGCAGTGGGTAGGGCTGCTCATTTCCCCCAGCGActgatgcgcacacacacacacacacacacacacacacggtggatgcaggaaaataaagtggagatgagacgtacaggatgacctaaattagGGACAGCTACGCtcattattgtaagtgcaatggtaagttaaagtccaataagtcctttatcaaaccatgtgaatgtgtcccagcccaggataggaaatgaactaacaatgtaaagatcaacaagccactgacagacatgtttatatttgattcattcaataaattattagtttttgtcttaaatccgccagccattttcatttacagtttttttacaattacagttgcagcatcctgagactttttggtaaggttactaggaaaactcagccttacagtaattttattctccccaaaacaagtttactttttatttcataaagaactatacaaaaatgttatttcaaatgATATTCTGTAATATTTCAATCTTTGTGTGCTAAAAAGGCACATACATTCATGTAGATGGGAATACACATTCTCCcttttttgccaaataaatgaaaagcttgTTGAAATCATCAATGTCTTCCCTCTTGCTGTGTCAGAATGTCACCTAGCTTTCCTCAGAGATGGTCCCAATAATGGGcttcaagtcaagtcaaattcAGTTTGTGCATGATTACATGATATGAACTACTTTTTAATACTCTATCCTACATTGTGGATAATTTAGCTATATGTCATATGCTGAAGTATATTTCTGGATTGTTAAAgattgaaagaaaatataacaACAAGAACTGTACAGAACCAAACCGTGGGTTTTGCGAACCGTGCCACTCCTATGGACAAACtgtttgtgtgggttgtgtACCTTTGGTGGGCATGCCGATCCAGTTGAGGTAGCGGGTGAGTTTTTTGGACATGTACGTCTTCCCTCGAGCCGGAAGACCCACCATCACGATGACGGTGGGGGGGTTGGCAAAGTGGGGGGCACAAGCCGCTGCAGAGAAggatgtaataaaaacaaaatgaggaaACATCTTTCATATTATTCAGACAGTGAAGGAGCAGAAGAAATCCAAATTGACATCTTGAATTTACATCTATTGCTCTGCATCCTGAGAGGGCTCATACCCACCTGGCTAGGGTGGGCACAAATACCTGGTCAACAAGCTGCGACCTGCCTGAATCCATTCATTTAAACAACTTCTGCACCTAATTGGCGTCATCTACAGTATTTGCTGAGAGACAGTCCAAGCGGCCACGTGGTTCTCTGCTGCCAACTTTTCCTTCAGCCTTACTGCACATCTGACCCACTTCTGCATGCTGTAAACTGGCTTATTACTGGCCCAGGATTAGTAGTTTTCACTTGACCAGATTTACTGTAACCCCATCCCTGAGGCCCCTGGGAAATGTATTATTGGAAATGGCGGATCCACTAAGAGAATGGCTGGGCAGAGGAATGCAGGGCGTTGATTATACATGGAAAAATGTGTTCTGTACATCATTGGAA
Protein-coding regions in this window:
- the pfkfb3 gene encoding 6-phosphofructo-2-kinase/fructose-2,6-bisphosphatase 3 isoform X4; amino-acid sequence: MLDFQRRIECYKTSYQPLDPNQYDRDLSFIKVIDVGRRFLVNRIQDHIQSKIVYYLMNIHVQPRTIYLCRHGESTDNVEGRLGGDAGLSPRGKQFSAALARFVEEQQQKDLKIWCSQLCRSIETAEHLGVPYEQWKALNEIDAGMCEEMTYDEMKEKFPEEFALRDEDKYYYRYPAGESYQDLVQRVEPVIMDLERQENVLVICHQAVMRCLLAYFLDKSAEEMPYLKCPLHTVLKLTPVAYGCKVESISLNVEAVNTHRDRPEEMKKGPGTLIRRNSVTPLTSPESNIKKPRIDDLDESPIQELPPSVASMALCSPSHLPITLAGQNLRRNSSGLRDVLQPCQ
- the pfkfb3 gene encoding 6-phosphofructo-2-kinase/fructose-2,6-bisphosphatase 3 isoform X1, translated to MPRELTQNRIQKIWVPTKDDKPAPRRAACAPHFANPPTVIVMVGLPARGKTYMSKKLTRYLNWIGMPTKVFNVGEYRREAVKNYSSYDFFKPDNESAVKIRQQCALAALRDVKSYLKEEGGQVAVFDATNTTRERRDMILQFGSENGFKIFFIESVCDDPSVIASNIMEVKVSCPDYRDCNKNAAMLDFQRRIECYKTSYQPLDPNQYDRDLSFIKVIDVGRRFLVNRIQDHIQSKIVYYLMNIHVQPRTIYLCRHGESTDNVEGRLGGDAGLSPRGKQFSAALARFVEEQQQKDLKIWCSQLCRSIETAEHLGVPYEQWKALNEIDAGMCEEMTYDEMKEKFPEEFALRDEDKYYYRYPAGESYQDLVQRVEPVIMDLERQENVLVICHQAVMRCLLAYFLDKSAEEMPYLKCPLHTVLKLTPVAYGCKVESISLNVEAVNTHRDRPEEMKKGPGTLIRRNSVTPLTSPESNIKKPRIDDLDESPIQELPPSVASMALCSPSHLPITLAGQNLRRNSSGLRDVLQPCQ
- the pfkfb3 gene encoding 6-phosphofructo-2-kinase/fructose-2,6-bisphosphatase 3 isoform X2; the protein is MPRELTQNRIQKIWVPTKDDKPAPRRAACAPHFANPPTVIVMVGLPARGKTYMSKKLTRYLNWIGMPTKVFNVGEYRREAVKNYSSYDFFKPDNESAVKIRQQCALAALRDVKSYLKEEGGQVAVFDATNTTRERRDMILQFGSENGFKIFFIESVCDDPSVIASNIMEVKVSCPDYRDCNKNAAMLDFQRRIECYKTSYQPLDPNQYDRDLSFIKVIDVGRRFLVNRIQDHIQSKIVYYLMNIHVQPRTIYLCRHGESTDNVEGRLGGDAGLSPRGKQFSAALARFVEEQQQKDLKIWCSQLCRSIETAEHLGVPYEQWKALNEIDAGMCEEMTYDEMKEKFPEEFALRDEDKYYYRYPAGESYQDLVQRVEPVIMDLERQENVLVICHQAVMRCLLAYFLDKSAEEMPYLKCPLHTVLKLTPVAYGCKVESISLNVEAVNTHRDRPEEMKKGPGTLIRRNSVTPLTSPESNIKKPRIDDLDESPIQELPPSVASMALCSPSHLPITLAGQHWLGKVCLT
- the pfkfb3 gene encoding 6-phosphofructo-2-kinase/fructose-2,6-bisphosphatase 3 isoform X3; the protein is MPRELTQNRIQKIWVPTKDDKPAPRRAACAPHFANPPTVIVMVGLPARGKTYMSKKLTRYLNWIGMPTKVFNVGEYRREAVKNYSSYDFFKPDNESAVKIRQQCALAALRDVKSYLKEEGGQVAVFDATNTTRERRDMILQFGSENGFKIFFIESVCDDPSVIASNIMEVKVSCPDYRDCNKNAAMLDFQRRIECYKTSYQPLDPNQYDRDLSFIKVIDVGRRFLVNRIQDHIQSKIVYYLMNIHVQPRTIYLCRHGESTDNVEGRLGGDAGLSPRGKQFSAALARFVEEQQQKDLKIWCSQLCRSIETAEHLGVPYEQWKALNEIDAGMCEEMTYDEMKEKFPEEFALRDEDKYYYRYPAGESYQDLVQRVEPVIMDLERQENVLVICHQAVMRCLLAYFLDKSAEEMPYLKCPLHTVLKLTPVAYGCKVESISLNVEAVNTHRDRPEEMKKGPGTLIRRNSVTPLTSPESNIKKPRIDDLDESPIQELPPSVASMALCSPSHLPITLAGQHWLGKVCL